GTGAGGAGCAGGAGCGCGGCGAGGCGGGCCCGCTCCGGCCCGAGGCGGGTCGCGAGGCGGCGCTCGTCGTGGTTGCCGAGGACGTAGTTGGGCCACGCGCCCTCGGGGACCGCGGCCTCGACCGCCTCGACGTGCCGGCGGAGCCCGTCGGCCGACCACTCCACGTCGAGCAGGCCGAAGTTGAGCGGCATGTGGATCTCGTCGAGGTCGGGGCCGCCGTAGTAGGCCGCCCACCGGTCGAGCGCGTTCGGGAGGTGGATCTCGCCGAGCGTCACGCGCTCCCGATCGTCGAACCCGTCCACGACGGTGCGGACCTCGCGGTAGAGCGCGTGCGCGTCCGGGTGGTCCTTGTCATGGACGTGGAGTTGCGCGTCGTAGAGGCTCGCCGGCTTGTGGCCCCCGCTCGGCGCCGGGTTCGGCGGGTTGTCGCGGAGCGCGGGGTCCTTGAGCACGTGGTGCGCCACGTCGATCCGGAAGCCGTCGACCCCGCGCGCCATCCAGAACCGGAGCGTGTCGAGCATGGCCTCCCGGAGAGCCGGGCTCCGCCAGTTGAGGTCGGGCTGCTCCTTCAGGAACGAGTGGAGGTAGACCTGCCCGGTCGCCTCGTCGAGCGTCCACGCCGGCCCGCCGAAGGCGCTGAGCCAGTTGTTGGGAAGGGCGCCGTCAGGGCCGAGGTCGCGCCAGACGTACCAGTCGCGCTTGGGGCTGTCCCGCGACCGGCGGCTCTCCTCGAACCATGGATGCCGGTCCGACGAATGGTTCGGCACCCAGTCGAGGATCAGCCGGAGCCCGCGGGCATGGGCGTCGGCGACGAGCCGGTCGAACGCGTCGAGGTCGCCGAACAGCGGGTCGACGCCGCAGTAGTCGGCCACGTCGTACCCGAAGTCAGCCATGGGCGACGGGTAGAACGGGCTGAGCCAGAGGGCGTCGACGCCGAGCCAGACGAGGTAGTCGAGCCGCTGGCGGACGCCCTCGAGGTCGCCGACGCCGTCGCCGTCCGAGTCCTGGAAGGAGCGAGGGTAGACCTGGTAGATCACCCCGGTCTGCCACCACGGGCGCGCCTCGGTCACGGCCTCACCGCACGACGAGGACGCGCCGGGAGGCCGACCGCTCGCCCATCGTCGCGCGGATGACGTAGACGCCGGCCGCGCTCCGGCGCGCGCCGTCCCACACGATCTCGACGTCCCCGGCCGCGAGCGGCCCGTCGTGCACCGTCGCTACGGCGCGGCCGAGCGCGTCGTACACGACGACGCGGACGGCGCCCGCCTCGGGGACCGCAAGCCGCACGGTCGTCCGCGTCGCAGTCGGGTTGGGGCGCGGAGTACCGAGGGAGAATGTGCCGGACGCCCCCCCGCCCTCCCCCGCGGTCTCCCCCCGACTGAGGGCCTCCACCTCGGTATCCGTGAGGGCCCGGTTGTACACGCGGACGTCGTCGAGCACGCCCGCGAAGTTGTAGTCGGCCTGGCCGGGGAGCATCTGCCCGAGGAGGAGCGGGACGCCCGCCGACGGCATCCGCCCCGTGTGCGGCGCCGTCGCGACCCGCTCGCCGTCGACGTAGAGCGTCATCGCGGCCCCGTCGTAGGTGGCGGCGAGGTGGACGAACGCCTCTGGGACCACGGCGCTCGGTGCGTCGAGGTCGACGACGCCGACCTTGGTCTTGACGGTCCAGCGAGGCCGTCCCTCCGGCGTGAGCGAGAGCTTCCAGCGGTTCTGCCAGCTCCCGTGCGAGACGATGAACCGCTCGCGGTCCGGTCCGTCGTCGGGCCGCGCCCAGACGCTGACGGTCACGGCCTCGGCCATGTCGAGCGTCGGGTGGTCCGGCACGCGGACCGCGTCGTCGAGGCCGTCGAACCGGAGGGCCGTGTTGGGGGCGCCGGTGCGACCGGGGGCCGCCACGGGGCCGAGGACTTCACCGTCGTTCTCGAACGGGCTCGCGTCGTCGGCGCTGGCGTCGAGCGCGAGGTCGAGGACGAGGCGGCCGACGGTCACGGACGTCTCTCCCGAGGCGGACGCCCCGCTCGGGTCAGCCGCCGTGCACGTGATCCGGAAACGACCTGCGGCGCCGGGCGCGTGGTACGTCACCTCGGCCCCGTCGCCCTCGATCGAACCGGCCTCTGCCTCCCACGCGTACGTCAGCGCATCGCCGTCGGGGTCGCTGGCGGCGCACGCGAGCGTCGTCGATCCGTCGACGTCCGCGACGCCGGGCGACGCCGTCACGGTCACGTTCTGGGGCGCCTGGTTCGCCAGCACGCGGAGCGTGACGCTCGCCGCCGCCGTCTGCCCTGCGCCATCGGTCACGGTGCACGCCACGGGCACGTCGCCGACAGCGGCACCGGTCCACGTCGCGCGGGTGCCGTCCGAAACGAGCGTCCCCGCCTCGGCGGACCAGGCGACGGACACGGCGCCCTCGGCGTCGCCGCCGGTGCACCAGAGCGCCGTCGCCTGCCCCACCGAGAGCGTCGTGTCGGCCGCGACGAGCGCCCGGACGCGCGGCGGCCGGTCGGCCGGCACGTCCGCCCGGTGGTCCACGACGATGCCGTTGACGAGGAGGCGCCCGCCCTCCCGCGTTTCCGTTCCGTTCGCGGCCGGGAAGACGAGGACGCGCGCCTCGTCGGCCGGGACCGTCACCGAGGCGGACTGGGTGACGCCGCGGGCGAGGAAGGCGTCGGCGGCCGCGTCGTACACGTCGTACGTGCCGAACGGGAGCGGGACCGTGATCGTCGCGTCCTCGGCGGTCGGGTTGTAGACCAGATACGAGGCGTAGGACGGGGCCGCGTAGAAGTCGGTCGCGCGGAGGTCGAGGCGGAGGACCCCCGGCACCTCGGTCGAGTCGACGAGGGCCCCGAGGTACCCGACGCTCGACGAGCCGTAGAGCCCGAGGTTCGTCGGCGCCCAGCCGTTCCGCATCGCGTCGCCGGTCGCGTAGGGACTCGTGGTCCCGACGCGCTCGCGGAGCCCCTCGTAGGCCACGACGCCGAGCGGGTCGTTGGCCGCGATCCACGCCTCGTTGTCCTGGTTCTCGTCGGGGAGGAACGGGCCGTAGAACAGGCGCGAGGCGCTCGCGAGGTTCACCATCCACCGGCCGACGGCGTGGGCGAATCGGTCGTCGTAGCGCACGAGCGGGACGAGCGCCGCGGCCTGCTGGAAGCCGTTGAGCGCGAACGCGTAGTTCTCGTACCGCGCCTCGCCGACGAGCCCGCTCACCGAGCGCCCGCCCCACGTCCCGACGACCGTCCCCCAGTTGCGGAGCGGGCCGACCTCGAAGCTCCACCGGACCAGCTTCTCGACGTCGTAGCTCGTGCCCAGCTCGGCGTTCATACGGGCTGCGGCGAGAGCGCCGTAGGGCAGCTGGAGCTCGTACGACGGGTTCTGGGTCCGCCGGTCGAGGTCGTCGAGCGCCAGCTCGGCCCCGATCCGGTAGCGCTCGTCGCCCGTCTCGCGGTGGGCGTGGTAGAGGATCCAGGCGATGGCCCCGGCCGCCTCGGGCTCGTGGACGCCGGACGTGAGCGGCTGGAGCGTCGTGAGTGAGATGGCGCGGGCGTTGAACGAGGGAACCGCCCACGGCGTCGCGCTCCCGCCGAGGGCCTCGACCGCGTCGAGCCACTGCTCGGCGACGGACACGAACTGGGCGTCCGAGCCGCCGAACCCGGGGTAGAGATCGCGGAGTTGGTAGAAGAAGACGTTCGGCATCGTGTCGTACCACCAGTCCTGGCCGCTCCGCGCGGCCGGCGT
This sequence is a window from Rubrivirga marina. Protein-coding genes within it:
- a CDS encoding alpha-amylase family glycosyl hydrolase, with protein sequence MTEARPWWQTGVIYQVYPRSFQDSDGDGVGDLEGVRQRLDYLVWLGVDALWLSPFYPSPMADFGYDVADYCGVDPLFGDLDAFDRLVADAHARGLRLILDWVPNHSSDRHPWFEESRRSRDSPKRDWYVWRDLGPDGALPNNWLSAFGGPAWTLDEATGQVYLHSFLKEQPDLNWRSPALREAMLDTLRFWMARGVDGFRIDVAHHVLKDPALRDNPPNPAPSGGHKPASLYDAQLHVHDKDHPDAHALYREVRTVVDGFDDRERVTLGEIHLPNALDRWAAYYGGPDLDEIHMPLNFGLLDVEWSADGLRRHVEAVEAAVPEGAWPNYVLGNHDERRLATRLGPERARLAALLLLTLRGTPTLYYGDELGVPDVAVPADRIRDPMGLRSGIPALGRDSGRTPMAWDASPSAGFSTAPPDTLWLPLHAEAERLNVSVQRDDPESLLSLYRSLLALRRRRPALYAGRYTALGETPASVFAFERQSGTDRVVVVLNLGDAPMPFTSDRRILSTHPVPSRNGGLRPWEGLVVEGAP
- a CDS encoding LamG-like jellyroll fold domain-containing protein, whose amino-acid sequence is MRHLLALALAALAGPAIAQQVVIDRVEQMPAVPADYHLRDWGRVATAYDSLVFDASRPGTYAPFVGLYDGTVNYPAHGAFGIETYVGGGNEVPGEAINVLPALVGATLNGASKRSQFGTDWVLRAEEFFGRASGEGVYLNTPAARSGQDWWYDTMPNVFFYQLRDLYPGFGGSDAQFVSVAEQWLDAVEALGGSATPWAVPSFNARAISLTTLQPLTSGVHEPEAAGAIAWILYHAHRETGDERYRIGAELALDDLDRRTQNPSYELQLPYGALAAARMNAELGTSYDVEKLVRWSFEVGPLRNWGTVVGTWGGRSVSGLVGEARYENYAFALNGFQQAAALVPLVRYDDRFAHAVGRWMVNLASASRLFYGPFLPDENQDNEAWIAANDPLGVVAYEGLRERVGTTSPYATGDAMRNGWAPTNLGLYGSSSVGYLGALVDSTEVPGVLRLDLRATDFYAAPSYASYLVYNPTAEDATITVPLPFGTYDVYDAAADAFLARGVTQSASVTVPADEARVLVFPAANGTETREGGRLLVNGIVVDHRADVPADRPPRVRALVAADTTLSVGQATALWCTGGDAEGAVSVAWSAEAGTLVSDGTRATWTGAAVGDVPVACTVTDGAGQTAAASVTLRVLANQAPQNVTVTASPGVADVDGSTTLACAASDPDGDALTYAWEAEAGSIEGDGAEVTYHAPGAAGRFRITCTAADPSGASASGETSVTVGRLVLDLALDASADDASPFENDGEVLGPVAAPGRTGAPNTALRFDGLDDAVRVPDHPTLDMAEAVTVSVWARPDDGPDRERFIVSHGSWQNRWKLSLTPEGRPRWTVKTKVGVVDLDAPSAVVPEAFVHLAATYDGAAMTLYVDGERVATAPHTGRMPSAGVPLLLGQMLPGQADYNFAGVLDDVRVYNRALTDTEVEALSRGETAGEGGGASGTFSLGTPRPNPTATRTTVRLAVPEAGAVRVVVYDALGRAVATVHDGPLAAGDVEIVWDGARRSAAGVYVIRATMGERSASRRVLVVR